In one window of Megalopta genalis isolate 19385.01 chromosome 4, iyMegGena1_principal, whole genome shotgun sequence DNA:
- the brun gene encoding trafficking protein particle complex subunit brun isoform X4 has protein sequence MPHILLPEEMSKKYREAIVHYSKYQYAGIIETEASFKATRISIEQNCTLQAASYLSNVVLINLQLSEQEKIDRFTTLSDLYMSFGFVRKASFCLRLAATRHVSQNNPNPDWQQCYNLMLQATSGFKLSLDPVDMSPDTHKGWPFIQIKMINDLVAAANRMGNPALATRHVTFLLQTMYNYLTPSERRETALQLQNVSQQCEGAPVPLVLDSGTVIPPANLTNIPKTKSFVLKNMQPHLQPQKIERIKEDHGPFLFTPINFGSLERKNTSKSKVDYLWVEGDICEVSMQLINPLPFELHVSNMRLLTNGVVFESIPESITLPAESGPIAVTLAGRPKEVGDLEILGFSTHTLGVKSNCRLRYMEGMPHPQYTVEVVPALPRIEVATSLPQTASFSTGDNIVTSASTSLYGGESAECTVTITNSGQVPIDTIELSVQSTLDTITESKIFKWNDESLRKQLPLQPGVSASLTLYLHAATDFIAPTSRNDITSSTYLSQPSSLMSQSGHSSLPSRLSSPSHTKRQSELTSSFRSGFSSQSGHSSLPSSRLSKLAVPLHASNVVEGQLKIKYSGGAGLQAGYCRTSSVFVTIEMLPSVQITNWDVLPAETPSQFYLVLDLTNMTNHEMELHYTQTKCIYMEGKEPCRIPVPVDRCPLNKLSMLNGAGDIVELQKVCSEHIASLVDLQWQLLGTDAVGKASLSGITLTQDMLDLVRMSPLQWEIKINDAIVKAQDELTCNLGECVNVGVGICNALEHPLSDLILSINFYQDHHNGVNNYQLETRLSIAGANKVMLPVLQEYGRIYHECRVVFFTAGQYKIDIQCSSTESASNTPVLCSELINAGHTWRYIPSIEITVDDC, from the exons ATGCCGCATATTTTGTTACCCGAGGAGATGTCGAAAAAGTACCGTGAAGCAATAGTTCACTATAGCAAATATCAATACGCTGGTATAATCGAAACGGAAGCCAGTTTTAAAGCCACGCGAATCTCGATAGAGCAAAACTGTACTTTGCAGGCTGCCTCGTATTTAAGCAACGTTGTACTTATAAATTTACAGTTAAGCGAACAGGAAAAA ATCGATCGATTTACTACGTTATCGGATTTATACATGAGCTTTGGTTTCGTAAGGAAAGCATCGTTTTGTTTAAGATTGGCTGCAACGCGCCACGTATCTCAAAATAATCCGAATCCTGATTGGCAACAGTGTTATAATTTAATGCTGCAAGCCACATCCGGATTTAAACTGTCTTTAGATCCCGTTGACATGTCTCCCG ATACCCATAAGGGTTGGCCGTTTATCCAAATTAAAATGATAAACGATCTCGTTGCTGCTGCTAATCGTATGGGAAATCCAGCACTGGCAACGAGACACGTGACCTTTCTACTCCAAACCATGTACAACTATTTGACCCCGAGCGAACGTAGAGAGACCGCTTTGCAGCTTCAGAATGTCTCTCAGCAATGCGAAGGTGCTCCCGTGCCTCTC GTTTTAGATAGCGGAACGGTCATACCACCTGCCAATTTAACGAACATTCCGAAAACGAAGTCGTTCGTTTTAAAGAATATGCAACCGCATCTTCAGCCTCAAAAGATCGAAAGGATCAAGGAAGATCATGGTCCGTTTTTATTCACGCCGATTAATTTTGGTTCCTTAGAGAGGAAGAACACGTCGAAGAGTAAAGTCG ATTATCTGTGGGTGGAGGGTGACATTTGCGAAGTATCGATGCAGCTGATCAATCCGCTTCCTTTCGAGTTGCACGTCTCCAATATGAGACTTCTCACGAACGGGGTCGTGTTCGAGTCAATTCCGGAAAGTATTACGCTTCCTGCCGAGTCAGGACCGATTGCGGTAACGTTAGCAGGCAGGCCTAAAGAGGTCGGTGACCTGGAGATCCTCGGTTTCAGTACTCATACGTTAGGGGTGAAATCGAACTGCAGATTACGATATATGGAGGGGATGCCGCATCCTCAGTACACCGTTGAGGTTGTCCCAGCTCTACCAAGAATAGAGGTAGCTACGAGTTTACCTCAAACGGCGAGTTTCAGCACCGGCGACAACATCGTTACTAGCGCGAGCACATCGTTGTACGGTGGCGAAAG CGCCGAATGCACCGTAACCATTACAAATAGCGGACAGGTTCCTATCGATACTATCGAGTTGTCGGTGCAATCCACGCTGGACACTATCACGGAAAGCAAAATCTTCAAATGGAACGACGAAAGCTTGAGGAAGCAATTACCTCTTCAGCCTGGGGTTAGCGCGAGTCTGACCTTGTACTTGCACGCCGCTACTGACTTTATAGCACCTACGTCTCGCAATG ATATTACCAGCAGTACATATCTCAGTCAACCAAGCAGTTTAATGTCTCAATCCGGTCACAGCTCTTTACCATCCAGATTAAGTTCGCCGTCGCATACGAAAAGACAGTCCGAGTTGACTTCTTCGTTCAGATCGGGCTTCAGTTCTCAATCTGGTCATTCGTCTTTGCCAAGCTCGCGTTTATCGAAGTTGGCCGTGCCGTTGCACGCGTCGAACGTTGTCGAGGGCCAGTTGAAGATCAAATATTCCGGCGGGGCCGGCCTACAGGCCGGTTATTGTCGCACCTCGTCCGTTTTTGTAACTATAGAAATGTTGCCCAGCGTGCAGATCACAAACTGGGATGTGCTTCCAGCGGAAAC GCCGTCGCAATTTTATCTTGTACTAGACTTGACGAACATGACCAATCATGAAATGGAATTGCACTATACGCAAACGAAATGTATATACATGGAAGGCAAGGAGCCGTGTCGAATTCCAGTACCGGTCGATCGCTGTCCGCTCAACAAATTGTCCATG TTAAACGGGGCCGGCGACATTGTAGAACTACAGAAAGTCTGTTCCGAACATATCGCCTCGTTGGTTGATCTACAGTGGCAATTATTGGGTACCGACGCTGTCGGGAAAGCGTCCCTTTCTGGAATCACGCTTACGCAAGACATGCTGGATCTCGTTCGAATGAGTCCTTTGCAGTGGG AAATCAAAATAAACGATGCGATCGTGAAGGCGCAGGACGAGCTCACGTGCAATTTAGGCGAATGCGTGAACGTCGGCGTAGGGATATGCAATGCATTGGAACATCCCTTGAGCGATCTTATACTGTCTATAAACTTTTACCAAGACCATCACAACGGGGTGAACAATTATCAACTGGAAACGAGGTTATCCATCGCTGGCGCGAATAAAGTTATGCTACCAGTC TTGCAGGAATACGGAAGGATCTATCACGAATGTCGCGTAGTGTTCTTCACGGCAGGTCAGTACAAAATAGATATTCAATGCAGCAGCACAGAATCGGCATCGAACACGCCGGTGCTTTGCTCAGAATTAATTAATGCTGGTCACACGTGGCGTTACATACCGTCGATAGAAATAACTGTCGACGATTGTTAG